The Thalassotalea sp. HSM 43 genome window below encodes:
- the ubiE gene encoding bifunctional demethylmenaquinone methyltransferase/2-methoxy-6-polyprenyl-1,4-benzoquinol methylase UbiE — MSNDNKDTTHFGYKTVSKDDKESMVAGVFHSVAKQYDVMNDLMSFGVHRLWKRFTIDASGVRPGNHILDLAGGTGDLTAKFSKLTGPTGKVILADINSSMLQVGRDKLRDRGIVGNVDYVQANAEALPFEDNSFDIVTIAFGLRNVTNKDKALASIFRVLKPGGRLLVLEFSKPEHELLNKAYDFYSFNILPKMGELVAKDGESYQYLAESIRMHPDQETLKQMMEDVGFEQTSYHNLTGGIVALHKGYKF, encoded by the coding sequence ATGAGTAACGACAATAAAGACACCACCCATTTTGGTTATAAAACCGTTAGCAAAGACGATAAAGAATCTATGGTTGCCGGAGTGTTTCATTCGGTCGCCAAGCAATATGACGTAATGAACGATTTAATGTCGTTTGGCGTGCACAGATTGTGGAAACGTTTTACTATCGATGCCAGTGGCGTGCGCCCAGGAAATCATATCCTTGATTTAGCTGGCGGTACCGGTGATCTAACCGCAAAATTTTCCAAATTGACCGGCCCAACAGGCAAGGTCATTTTAGCGGATATCAACTCATCCATGCTGCAAGTTGGTCGCGACAAATTACGTGACAGAGGCATCGTTGGCAACGTCGATTATGTACAAGCCAACGCCGAAGCATTGCCTTTTGAAGACAACAGCTTTGACATTGTTACCATCGCCTTTGGCCTGCGTAACGTCACCAACAAAGACAAGGCATTGGCCTCTATCTTTCGTGTTCTGAAGCCTGGCGGTCGTTTATTGGTATTGGAGTTTTCCAAACCTGAACACGAGTTGCTAAATAAAGCCTACGACTTTTATTCATTTAATATCTTGCCAAAAATGGGTGAGTTGGTTGCTAAAGATGGCGAAAGTTATCAATATCTGGCGGAATCGATTCGCATGCACCCTGACCAAGAAACCTTGAAGCAGATGATGGAAGATGTTGGTTTTGAACAAACCAGCTACCATAACCTGACGGGTGGCATCGTAGCCCTGCACAAAGGTTACAAGTTCTAA